Proteins from a genomic interval of Kaistia defluvii:
- a CDS encoding NAD-dependent epimerase/dehydratase family protein, with amino-acid sequence MTDSRIALVVGATGGVGGAVARVLLVRGWKVRGLNRDPAAASRKPGGEGIEWVRGDAMNAADVIAAAKGAEVIFHGANPPGYRNWKGLALPMLESTIAAAKAVGARIVFPGTVYNFGPDARPLVDETASQRPTTRKGKIRVAMEQRLRETAAAGTPVLIVRAGDFFGPHAGNNWFTAGIVKPGVPATTIRYPGKRDIGHAWAYLPDLAETMVQLIERADALGPFEVFHFRGHYFERGVEMSEGVAAVVGRPGSRIRGFPWFAVYLGAPFVEMFRELIEMRYLWTERLELDNRKLLAFIGQEPHTPLPDALRTTLTAMGSMPGVRAG; translated from the coding sequence ATGACGGATAGCAGGATTGCGTTGGTAGTAGGTGCAACGGGCGGCGTTGGCGGCGCAGTGGCGCGCGTGCTGCTCGTCCGTGGCTGGAAGGTGCGCGGGCTGAACCGGGACCCGGCCGCGGCCAGCCGCAAGCCGGGCGGCGAGGGCATCGAATGGGTACGGGGCGACGCCATGAACGCCGCCGACGTGATCGCCGCCGCGAAGGGCGCCGAGGTGATCTTCCATGGTGCCAATCCGCCCGGCTATCGCAACTGGAAGGGTCTGGCGCTGCCGATGCTGGAAAGCACGATCGCCGCGGCCAAGGCGGTCGGCGCGCGCATCGTCTTCCCGGGCACGGTCTATAATTTCGGCCCGGATGCACGGCCCCTGGTCGACGAGACCGCATCGCAGCGGCCCACCACCCGCAAGGGCAAGATCCGCGTCGCCATGGAGCAGCGTCTGCGCGAGACGGCGGCGGCGGGCACGCCGGTGCTGATCGTGCGCGCCGGCGACTTTTTTGGTCCCCATGCCGGCAACAACTGGTTCACCGCTGGAATCGTCAAGCCGGGCGTGCCCGCGACGACCATCCGCTACCCGGGCAAGCGGGATATCGGCCACGCCTGGGCCTATCTGCCGGACCTGGCCGAGACGATGGTGCAGCTGATCGAGCGCGCCGACGCTTTGGGGCCGTTCGAGGTCTTCCATTTCCGCGGCCATTATTTCGAACGCGGCGTCGAAATGTCGGAAGGCGTGGCGGCGGTGGTCGGAAGGCCGGGCAGCCGGATCCGGGGCTTCCCCTGGTTCGCGGTCTATCTTGGCGCGCCGTTCGTCGAGATGTTCCGCGAGCTGATCGAGATGCGCTATCTCTGGACGGAGCGGCTCGAACTCGACAACCGCAAGCTTCTCGCCTTTATCGGCCAGGAACCGCATACGCCGCTGCCCGACGCCCTGCGCACGACGCTGACGGCGATGGGCTCGATGCCGGGCGTGCGCGCCGGCTGA